One stretch of Sylvia atricapilla isolate bSylAtr1 chromosome 4, bSylAtr1.pri, whole genome shotgun sequence DNA includes these proteins:
- the MFSD8 gene encoding major facilitator superfamily domain-containing protein 8 isoform X1, giving the protein MAAAGSAPEARPEGHEPLLGSAGAAADEGEEEDSRDVVETQEHYKSRWRSIWIMYLTMFLSSVGFSIVIMSVWPYLQKIDPTADASFLGWIIASYSIGQMVASPLFGLWSNYRPRREPLVISTAISVAANCLYAYVHVPHSHNKYYMLTARALVGFGAGNVAVVRSYIAGATSLTERTSAMANTSACQAVGFILGPVFQTCFTLIGEEGVTWKFLCLQLNMYTTPVLFGALLGVINIILIFAIFREHRVDDMGRQYKSINSDGEGSDVLDQNTEGSIDHVAVVALNILFFVILFVFAVFETIATPLTMDMYSWTRKEAVFYNGIILSAIGIESVIVFMVVKTLSKKTGERAILHAGLLVVLVGFFILLPWGKKLPNIQWQEIKNNSIPRTAPSEMLAPFWSLPELQLPSNHSAEPVGCPVTQSWCLNTPRIYLAQYISSDVLIGLGYPVCNVMSYTLYSKVLGPKPQGVYMGWLTASGSGARILGPVFVSQIYTHLGPRWAFSLICGVVVVSLLLLEIVYKRLIAFSVRYGRMQEETC; this is encoded by the exons ATGGCGGCCGCGGGCTCCGCTCCGGAGGCGCGTCCCGAGGGACACGAGCCCCTGCTGGGGTCCGCAGGGGCTGCGGCGGATGAGGGCGAGGAGGAAGACAGCAG GGATGTTGTGGAAACGCAGGAACATTATAAGAGCAGGTGGAGATCCATCTGGATCATGTACCTGACCATGTTTCTCAGTAGTGTAG GTTTCTCAATTGTAATTATGTCTGTGTGGCCGTATCTCCAAAAG ATTGATCCGACAGCGGATGCGAGCTTCCTGGGCTGGATCATAGCTTCATACAGCATTGGCCAAATGGTCGCCTCTCCCCTCTTTGGCTTGTGGTCCAACTACAGGCCCAGGAGAGAACCTCTGGTCATTTCCACCGCTATTTCAGTAGCTGCTAATTGTCTCTATGCCTATGTCCACGTGCCCCATTCCCACAACAAGTACTACATGCTGACTGCCCGTGCTCTCGTGGGGTTTGGAGCAG gaAATGTGGCTGTAGTTCGATCGTATATTGCGGGTGCCACTTCTCTGACAGAAAGAACGAGTGCCATGGCCAATACCAGTGCCTGCCAAGCAGTTGGCTTCATATTAGGGccag tttttcagACATGTTTTACACTTATTGGAGAAGAAGGAGTAACGTGGAAATTCCTTTGTCTTCAGCTGAATATGTACACAACACCAGTTTTATTTGGAGCTCTCTTAGGGGTTATTAATATCATTCTCATCTTTGCCATATTCAG GGAGCATCGGGTGGATGACATGGGACGGCAATACAAAAGTATCAATTCTGATGGAGAAG GAAGTGATGTTCTGGATCAGAACACAGAAGGAAGCATTGACCACGTTGCTGTGGTAGCACTGAACATTCTCTTCTTTGTCATCCTCTTTGTGTTTGCTGTCTTTGAAAC TATAGCTACTCCACTGACAATGGATATGTATTCCTGGACCAGGAAAGAAGCTGTTTTTTATAATGGAATAATCCTTAGCGCCATTGGCATTGAATCAGTTATTGTTTTCATGGTGGTTAAAACACTATCCAAAAA GACTGGTGAGCGTGCCATACTCCATGCAGGCTTACTGGTTGTCTTGGTTGGATTCTTTATTTTACTGCCCTGGGGGAAGAAACTACCAAATATCCAGTGGCAAG aaataaagaacaaCTCCATTCCCAGAACAGCCCCCAGTGAAATGTTAGCACCTTTCTGGAGtttgccagagctgcagctgccatcCAACCACTCAGCAGAACCCGTGGGCTGCCCTGTCACACAGTCCTGGTGCCTGAACACTCCCAGGATCTACCTGGCCCAGTACATCAGCTCGGATGTGCTCATAGGGCTGGGCTATCCTGTTTGTAATGTCATGTCCTACACTTTATACTCAAAAGTCCTAGGACCAAAGCCTCAG GGTGTCTACATGGGATGGCTGACTGCCTCTGGAAGTGGAGCACGGATCCTTGGCCCTGTTTTTGTGAGCCAAATCTACACTCACCTGGGGCCACGCTGGGCATTCAGCTTGATCTGTGGAGTAGTTGTAGTCTCTCTCTTACTCTTGGAGATAGTGTACAAGAGACTAATTGCATTTTCTGTCAGATATGGGAGGATGCAGGAAGAGACttgttaa
- the MFSD8 gene encoding major facilitator superfamily domain-containing protein 8 isoform X2: MSKSRDVVETQEHYKSRWRSIWIMYLTMFLSSVGFSIVIMSVWPYLQKIDPTADASFLGWIIASYSIGQMVASPLFGLWSNYRPRREPLVISTAISVAANCLYAYVHVPHSHNKYYMLTARALVGFGAGNVAVVRSYIAGATSLTERTSAMANTSACQAVGFILGPVFQTCFTLIGEEGVTWKFLCLQLNMYTTPVLFGALLGVINIILIFAIFREHRVDDMGRQYKSINSDGEGSDVLDQNTEGSIDHVAVVALNILFFVILFVFAVFETIATPLTMDMYSWTRKEAVFYNGIILSAIGIESVIVFMVVKTLSKKTGERAILHAGLLVVLVGFFILLPWGKKLPNIQWQEIKNNSIPRTAPSEMLAPFWSLPELQLPSNHSAEPVGCPVTQSWCLNTPRIYLAQYISSDVLIGLGYPVCNVMSYTLYSKVLGPKPQGVYMGWLTASGSGARILGPVFVSQIYTHLGPRWAFSLICGVVVVSLLLLEIVYKRLIAFSVRYGRMQEETC; this comes from the exons ATGTCTAAGTCTAG GGATGTTGTGGAAACGCAGGAACATTATAAGAGCAGGTGGAGATCCATCTGGATCATGTACCTGACCATGTTTCTCAGTAGTGTAG GTTTCTCAATTGTAATTATGTCTGTGTGGCCGTATCTCCAAAAG ATTGATCCGACAGCGGATGCGAGCTTCCTGGGCTGGATCATAGCTTCATACAGCATTGGCCAAATGGTCGCCTCTCCCCTCTTTGGCTTGTGGTCCAACTACAGGCCCAGGAGAGAACCTCTGGTCATTTCCACCGCTATTTCAGTAGCTGCTAATTGTCTCTATGCCTATGTCCACGTGCCCCATTCCCACAACAAGTACTACATGCTGACTGCCCGTGCTCTCGTGGGGTTTGGAGCAG gaAATGTGGCTGTAGTTCGATCGTATATTGCGGGTGCCACTTCTCTGACAGAAAGAACGAGTGCCATGGCCAATACCAGTGCCTGCCAAGCAGTTGGCTTCATATTAGGGccag tttttcagACATGTTTTACACTTATTGGAGAAGAAGGAGTAACGTGGAAATTCCTTTGTCTTCAGCTGAATATGTACACAACACCAGTTTTATTTGGAGCTCTCTTAGGGGTTATTAATATCATTCTCATCTTTGCCATATTCAG GGAGCATCGGGTGGATGACATGGGACGGCAATACAAAAGTATCAATTCTGATGGAGAAG GAAGTGATGTTCTGGATCAGAACACAGAAGGAAGCATTGACCACGTTGCTGTGGTAGCACTGAACATTCTCTTCTTTGTCATCCTCTTTGTGTTTGCTGTCTTTGAAAC TATAGCTACTCCACTGACAATGGATATGTATTCCTGGACCAGGAAAGAAGCTGTTTTTTATAATGGAATAATCCTTAGCGCCATTGGCATTGAATCAGTTATTGTTTTCATGGTGGTTAAAACACTATCCAAAAA GACTGGTGAGCGTGCCATACTCCATGCAGGCTTACTGGTTGTCTTGGTTGGATTCTTTATTTTACTGCCCTGGGGGAAGAAACTACCAAATATCCAGTGGCAAG aaataaagaacaaCTCCATTCCCAGAACAGCCCCCAGTGAAATGTTAGCACCTTTCTGGAGtttgccagagctgcagctgccatcCAACCACTCAGCAGAACCCGTGGGCTGCCCTGTCACACAGTCCTGGTGCCTGAACACTCCCAGGATCTACCTGGCCCAGTACATCAGCTCGGATGTGCTCATAGGGCTGGGCTATCCTGTTTGTAATGTCATGTCCTACACTTTATACTCAAAAGTCCTAGGACCAAAGCCTCAG GGTGTCTACATGGGATGGCTGACTGCCTCTGGAAGTGGAGCACGGATCCTTGGCCCTGTTTTTGTGAGCCAAATCTACACTCACCTGGGGCCACGCTGGGCATTCAGCTTGATCTGTGGAGTAGTTGTAGTCTCTCTCTTACTCTTGGAGATAGTGTACAAGAGACTAATTGCATTTTCTGTCAGATATGGGAGGATGCAGGAAGAGACttgttaa
- the PLK4 gene encoding serine/threonine-protein kinase PLK4, with protein MATCIGERIEDFKVGNLLGKGSFAGVYRAVSLKTGLEVAIKMIDKKAMHKVGMVQRVQNEVKIHCQLKHPSILELYNYFEDSNYVYLILEICHNGEMSRYIKNRKKPFSEDEARHFLHQIITGMLYLHSHGILHRDLTLSNILLTNNMNVKIADFGLATQLKMPHEKHYTMCGTPNYISPEIATRSPHGLESDVWSLGCMFYTLLIGKPPFDTDTVRNTLNKVVLADYEMPAFLSREAQDLIHRLLRKNPADRLSLSSVLDHPFMARASSARSRDLGTSEDSMDSGNATISTTFTGSSSISTSGCLKEKKKLLVGQPLPNKITFFPTNKNSSNNSSGDGSGSFRQWGIQGKEMGLSGRGRTAQAGEERPHSRYLRRAHSSDRSGTSHSHTQGISNIVDRCHSLEVLSKPKIGTRENTEYFSPGNSYADIGEIFKEKTSSTSGSFEEQISPPVKDQPHSNYLCPVKPQVGLLEQKSQAETMQQWLGSMQTNVPLRPPADLTGKSNACGGFRYHLDVQQDAPRNAWNTLKDIRNHDPSGDCPHSLNQRNPKNCIPGVVCKNENIQSTCGLWSAPEQNQPWGQEPSAQQKPTLRSVVSPLTAHRLKPIRQKTKNAVVSILDTGEVCMEFLKEHRSQELVKEVLRISCDGNVIAVYHPNEGRGFLLDDRPPALPEGICTYNFDNLPEKYWKKYQYAAKFVQLVRTKTPKVTFYTRYAKCMLMENSPPADVEICFYDGAKIHKTAGITRVIEKSGKSFTLKGESEAGLKKEIQAYMDHANEGHRICLALECAVLEEEKRSGSAPFFPIIVGRKPGNTESPQAVAPPLLDKTNYSKEVMAFDRSKAASSIPVQTPACAPVVSYEKPTFLTNTVEQTCSSVHQTECSPNSAQLVKSVFVKNVGWASQLTSGAVWVQFNDGSQLVAQAGVSSITYTSPDGQTARYGEDDKLPEYIKEKLHCLSSILVMFTNPAGPH; from the exons ATGGCGACCTGCATCGGCGAGAGGATAGAG GATTTCAAGGTGGGCAACCTCCTGGGGAAGGGCTCCTTCGCAGGGGTCTACAGAGCAGTATCCCTGAAAACCGGCCTGGAAGTGGCCATCAAAATG ATAGATAAAAAAGCCATGCACAAAGTTGGAATGGTACAGAGGGTTCAGAATGAGGTGAAAATACATTGTCAGCTAAAGCATCCATCTATACTTGAG CTTTATAACTATTTTGAAGACAGCAACTACGTCTATCTGATACTTGAGATATGTCACAATGGTGAAATGAGCAGATAcataaagaacagaaagaaaccCTTTTCAGAGGATGAAG CGCGACACTTCTTGCACCAGATCATCACAGGTATGCTGTACCTCCATTCCCATGGAATACTGCACCGGGACCTCACCCTGTCCAATATCCTCCTCACCAATAACATGAATGTGAAGATTGCTGACTTTGGGCTGGCCACTCAGCTGAAGATGCCTCACGAGAAGCATTACACCATGTGCGGGACTCCCAATTACATTTCCCCGGAGATAGCCACGAGGAGCCCGCACGGGCTGGAGTCGGACGTGTGGTCTCTGGGCTGCATGTTCTACACTCTGCTCATTGGGAAGCCGCCTTTTGACACGGACACGGTGAGGAACACGCTGAATAAAGTGGTGCTGGCGGACTATGAAATGCCAGCCTTCCTGTCGAGAGAGGCGCAGGACCTCATTCACAGGTTACTGCGCAAAAACCCCGCAGATCGCCTCAGTCTGTCCTCAGTCTTGGATCATCCTTTTATGGCCAGGGCTAGCTCTGCACGGAGCAGAGATTTGGGAACCTCAGAAGATTCCATGGACAGTGGAAATGCCACCATCTCTACAACCTTCACAGGCTCTTCCAGCATCAGCACCAGCGGTTgcttgaaggaaaagaagaagctgTTAGTTGGCCAGCCGCTCCcgaataaaattactttttttcctaccaACAAGAATTCCAGTAATAATTCCTCGGGAGACGGGAGCGGTTCTTTCCGACAGTGGGGAatccagggaaaggaaatgggCCTGAGTGGCAGGGGAAGAACTGCTCAGGCTGGTGAGGAGAGGCCACATTCCCGCTACCTCCGAAGAGCCCACTCCTCTGACAGGTCTGGCACGTCCCACAGCCACACTCAGGGCATATCCAACATCGTGGATCGATGTCACTCCTTGGAAGTGCTTTCCAAGCCTAAAATAGGaacaagagaaaacactgaatacTTTTCACCTGGCAACAGCTATGCTGATATAGGAGAAATATTTAAGGAGAAGACTTCTAGTACTTCTGGCTCTTTTGAAGAGCAGATATCTCCACCTGTAAAAGATCAACCACA CTCAAATTATCTGTGCCCAGTGAAGCCTCAGGTTGGTTTGTTAGAGCAGAAGTCCCAGGCTGAGACGATGCAGCAGTGGCTTGGAAGCATGCAAACAAATG TTCCTCTGAGACCACCTGCAGACCTGACTGGCAAGAGTAATGCATGTGGAGGTTTTCGGTACCATCTGGATGTGCAGCAGGATGCACCAAGAAATGCATGGAACACCTTAAAAGATATAAGGAATCATGATCCATCTGGGGACTGTCCACATTCTTTAAACCAGAGAAACCCAAAGAACTGCATCCCTGGAGTTGTCTGCAAAAATGAGAACATTCAATCAACATGTGGCCTTTGGTCAGCTCCAGAACAAAACCAGCCTTGGGGCCAAGAAccttcagcacagcagaaaccTACACTGCGGAGTGTTGTGTCACCTCTCACTGCTCACAGGCTGAAACCCATcaggcaaaaaaccaaaaatgcagTG gTGAGCATTCTTGATACTGGGGAAGTGTGTATGGAGTTTCTGAAAGAACACCGCTCACAGGAACTTGTGAAAGAAGTTCTCAGAATATCTTGTGATGGCAATGTT ATTGCAGTTTATCATCCAAATGAAGGAAGAGGTTTCCTTCTTGATGACAgacctcctgctcttcctgaagGCATCTGCACATATAATTTTGACAACTTGCCAG aaaaGTACTGGAAAAAATACCAGTATGCAGCTAAGTTTGTGCAGTTGGTGAGAACAAAAACTCCCAAAGTGACGTTTTATACAAGATACGCCAAGTGCATGTTGATGGAAAATTCACCCCCTGCAGATGttgaaatttgcttttatgaTG GAGCAAAGATTCATAAGACAGCTGGTATAACTCGTGTGATTGAAAAGTCAGGGAAATCCTTCACTTTGAAAGGAGAAAGTGAAGCAGGATTGAAGAAGGAAATCCAGGCTTATATGGATCATGCAAATGAG GGACATCGTATATGCCTTGCACTGGAATGTGCTGttttggaagaagagaaaagaagtggAAGTGCTCCATTTTTTCCAATAATTGTTGGAAG AAAACCTGGTAATACTGAATCACCACAGGCTGTAGCACCTCCACTGTTGGACAAGACAAATTATTCAAAAGAAGTTATGGCATTTGATAGAAGTAAAGCTGCCAGTTCTATTCCAGTTCAGACTCCAGCCTGTGCCCCT GTGGTGTCCTATGAAAAGCCTACGTTTCTGACTAACACTGTTGAACAGACGTGCTCCTCTGTTCATCAAACGGAATGCAGTCCAAATTCAGCCCAACTTGTTAAATCTGTTTTTGTGAAAAACGTTGGTTGGGCTTCTCAG CTGACCAGCGGAGCAGTATGGGTTCAGTTCAATGATGGATCCCAGCTGGTAGCCCAAGCAGGCGTCTCTTCCATCACTTACACTTCTCCAGATGGCCAGACAGCCAG GTATGGAGAAGATGATAAGTTGCCAGAATACATCAAAGAGAAGCTGCACTGTCTGTCTTCTATTCTTGTAATGTTTACCAATCCAGCTGGTCCTCACTGA